In a genomic window of Amycolatopsis japonica:
- a CDS encoding cupin domain-containing protein, protein MTTETLENVEGRDIGSGVSIIRERTDVDGSGPRLHQHPYRETFVIIHGRARFTIGDSEREGGAGDVLVVPAEAPHKFAVIGPEVYEAVHIHESDHFITEWLE, encoded by the coding sequence ATGACCACCGAAACCCTGGAAAACGTCGAAGGCCGCGACATCGGCTCCGGAGTCTCGATCATCCGCGAACGGACCGACGTCGACGGTTCCGGACCGAGGCTGCACCAGCATCCGTATCGCGAAACCTTCGTCATCATCCACGGCCGGGCCAGGTTCACCATCGGCGACTCCGAGCGCGAAGGCGGGGCGGGCGACGTCCTGGTCGTGCCGGCGGAGGCCCCGCACAAGTTCGCCGTGATCGGCCCGGAAGTCTACGAAGCCGTCCACATCCACGAAAGCGACCATTTCATCACCGAATGGCTCGAGTAA
- a CDS encoding single-stranded DNA-binding protein: MAGETVLTVIGNLTTDPELKFTPSGAAVANFTVASTPRVLDRASGEWRDGDPLFLRCALWKQAAENLAESLTRGTRVIVQGRLKQRSFETKDGEKRTVVELDVDEIGPSLRYATAKVNKAGRSSAGTPTDGAWERTPVAAGNPEPPF, encoded by the coding sequence ATGGCCGGAGAAACGGTGCTCACGGTGATCGGCAATCTGACGACCGACCCGGAGCTGAAGTTCACCCCGTCGGGAGCCGCGGTAGCGAACTTCACGGTCGCGTCGACGCCCCGCGTCCTGGACCGCGCGAGCGGGGAATGGCGTGACGGAGACCCGCTGTTCCTGCGCTGCGCGCTCTGGAAGCAGGCCGCGGAGAACCTGGCCGAATCGCTCACCAGGGGGACCAGGGTGATCGTGCAGGGCAGGCTGAAACAGCGATCGTTCGAAACCAAGGACGGCGAGAAACGCACGGTGGTGGAGCTCGACGTCGACGAGATCGGACCGTCGTTGCGGTATGCCACGGCGAAGGTCAACAAGGCGGGCCGGAGTTCGGCGGGCACGCCGACGGACGGCGCGTGGGAGCGAACGCCGGTGGCCGCCGGAAATCCGGAGCCGCCCTTCTGA
- the pdxR gene encoding MocR-like pyridoxine biosynthesis transcription factor PdxR: MPFHISLDGHTDLAARIYRQLRDGILDGRLRAGERLPPTRELARELDVSRNTVAVAYERLTAEGFLDSHVGRGTFVSPGFVARSKRAAPAGTGVRPVARWSSLPDPPGDDRPAFDFRVGTPDPALFPLRTWRRLVSQALRPSLLPPSGYADPAGLEALRVAIARHIGAARSVRAGVEDVLVTQGAQQALDLIGRVLIEPGTRVAVEDPGYPPAERLFTAHGARIAKVPVDAEGLDVTALVKGTRLIYTTPSHQFPLGTPMSLARRTALLAWAERNDAVIIEDDYDSEYRFSDRPLEPLQSLDHDGRVLYVGSFSKTLLPLLRLGFLVAPASLRPALRQAKQLMDWHGDLVTQSALASFIDEGLLARHVRKATREYSARRDRILAFVRDELRDVLEVVSSSAGLHLCAPVSPQATVTVDSAVTEAARAGVAVESLSTYGGTRGGLVIGYGLVGSDRIDEGLARLGECVSAARMS; encoded by the coding sequence GTGCCGTTCCACATCAGCCTCGACGGCCACACCGACCTGGCCGCCCGGATCTACCGCCAGCTCCGTGACGGCATCCTCGACGGACGCCTGCGCGCCGGGGAACGCCTGCCCCCGACCCGGGAACTGGCCCGCGAGCTCGACGTCTCGCGCAATACCGTCGCGGTCGCCTACGAACGGCTCACCGCCGAAGGCTTCCTCGACAGCCACGTCGGACGCGGGACCTTCGTCAGCCCCGGCTTCGTGGCGCGTTCGAAGCGCGCCGCGCCCGCGGGCACCGGGGTGCGGCCCGTCGCGCGGTGGAGTTCGCTGCCGGACCCTCCCGGCGATGACCGGCCCGCGTTCGACTTCCGGGTCGGCACTCCGGATCCGGCCCTGTTCCCGTTGCGGACCTGGCGACGGCTGGTCAGCCAGGCGCTCCGGCCGTCGCTGCTTCCGCCATCGGGGTACGCCGATCCCGCCGGGCTCGAAGCGTTGCGAGTGGCGATCGCCCGGCACATCGGCGCCGCCAGATCCGTGCGAGCCGGCGTCGAGGACGTCCTGGTCACCCAAGGCGCGCAACAGGCACTCGACCTGATCGGCCGGGTCCTGATCGAACCCGGAACGCGTGTCGCCGTCGAAGACCCCGGCTATCCCCCGGCCGAACGGCTTTTCACCGCCCACGGAGCCCGGATCGCGAAGGTGCCGGTGGACGCCGAGGGTCTCGACGTCACCGCGCTCGTGAAGGGCACTCGATTGATCTATACGACGCCCTCGCACCAGTTCCCGCTCGGCACGCCGATGTCACTCGCCAGGAGGACGGCGTTGCTGGCGTGGGCGGAACGGAACGACGCGGTGATCATCGAGGACGACTACGACAGCGAGTACCGCTTCTCGGATCGGCCGCTCGAACCGCTCCAAAGCCTGGACCACGACGGCAGGGTGCTCTACGTCGGATCCTTCTCGAAGACACTGCTTCCCTTGCTGCGATTGGGTTTCCTCGTCGCACCCGCCTCGCTGCGACCGGCGCTGCGGCAGGCGAAGCAGCTCATGGACTGGCACGGCGACCTCGTCACCCAGTCGGCGTTGGCGAGTTTCATCGACGAGGGACTGCTCGCCCGGCACGTACGCAAGGCCACCCGGGAGTATTCGGCACGACGGGACCGGATCCTGGCCTTCGTACGCGACGAATTGCGTGACGTGCTGGAAGTCGTCTCGTCCAGCGCCGGACTCCATTTATGCGCGCCGGTCTCTCCACAAGCGACGGTCACTGTGGACAGTGCGGTCACCGAAGCGGCTCGGGCCGGGGTAGCCGTCGAAAGCCTGTCCACGTACGGAGGAACGCGCGGCGGCCTGGTGATCGGTTACGGGCTGGTCGGTTCCGACCGCATCGACGAAGGGCTCGCTCGGCTCGGCGAGTGCGTTTCGGCCGCCAGGATGTCATGA
- a CDS encoding polyprenyl synthetase family protein, whose amino-acid sequence MNTTTIVTELGLDPALERHMRFAAELRTGLTLVEERLQEVLRSPGHPELTEAATHLVRAGGKRLRPLMALAGAAFGDGRDEAISAAVLVELVHVATLYHDDVMDEAPMRHGVTSANSLWGNKKAVLLGDYVLACAARVGAGLGDYALRSQAETFGRLVRGQFLETTGPFEDCGRHAPYEHHIQVMADKSASLIAMAGRLGAQVSGADERTIETLGQYGELIGVAFQISDDVLDISASTTDLGKSAGTDLREGIVTLPMLHALDDEGPGAARLREIIGHGPVPDPAVRQEALGLLRDSAGVMRALAEAHGYAAKAKDLALSLPDRPARALLVGLSAFVVDRGE is encoded by the coding sequence GTGAACACGACCACGATCGTCACGGAACTCGGGCTGGACCCGGCCCTCGAGCGGCACATGCGGTTCGCCGCCGAACTCCGCACCGGGCTCACCCTGGTCGAGGAAAGACTTCAGGAGGTGTTGCGCAGCCCAGGTCATCCGGAACTCACCGAAGCCGCCACTCATCTCGTCCGCGCGGGCGGGAAGAGGCTGCGCCCGTTGATGGCGTTGGCCGGAGCCGCGTTCGGCGACGGGCGGGACGAGGCGATCTCCGCGGCCGTGCTCGTCGAGCTCGTCCACGTGGCGACGCTCTACCACGACGACGTCATGGACGAAGCGCCGATGCGGCACGGGGTCACCAGCGCGAACTCCTTGTGGGGCAACAAGAAGGCCGTCTTGCTCGGAGACTATGTGCTCGCCTGCGCGGCGCGGGTCGGGGCCGGGCTCGGTGATTACGCGTTGCGTTCGCAGGCGGAGACGTTCGGCAGGCTCGTGCGCGGCCAGTTCCTGGAGACGACAGGGCCGTTCGAAGACTGTGGCCGTCACGCGCCGTACGAGCACCACATCCAGGTGATGGCCGACAAGTCCGCGTCGCTGATCGCGATGGCGGGCAGGCTCGGCGCACAGGTGTCGGGCGCGGACGAGCGGACCATCGAAACGTTGGGCCAGTACGGCGAACTGATCGGCGTGGCGTTCCAGATCTCCGACGACGTCCTCGACATCTCGGCGTCCACCACCGACCTCGGCAAGTCCGCGGGCACGGATCTCCGCGAAGGCATCGTCACCTTGCCGATGCTCCACGCGCTCGACGACGAGGGGCCCGGTGCGGCTCGCCTGCGCGAGATCATCGGGCACGGGCCGGTTCCCGATCCGGCGGTCCGCCAGGAGGCGCTGGGGCTCTTGCGCGACTCCGCCGGCGTCATGCGTGCCCTCGCCGAAGCACACGGGTACGCGGCCAAGGCGAAGGACCTCGCGCTCAGCCTCCCCGACCGGCCCGCCCGAGCGCTGCTCGTCGGCCTTTCGGCGTTCGTGGTCGACCGCGGCGAATAG
- a CDS encoding TetR/AcrR family transcriptional regulator — MTDVADRNGDKTRQVDRFDQRRAQLAMSALVTLSELGYARTSLREIAQNSEFSHGVLHYYFRNKAELITYCVKQYKAECVTRYDRMVETAETAEELKAAFGAATAATLCENARLHRLWYDLRNQSLFEKLFQAEVLAIDEALELMIWRVVSRYAELLGKPADFAPSTTYALFDGLFQQGLLRHLAGREDAARCLQDSVEQVLARLFTT; from the coding sequence GTGACCGACGTGGCGGACCGCAATGGTGACAAAACCCGCCAGGTGGACAGATTCGACCAACGACGCGCGCAGCTGGCGATGTCGGCGCTGGTCACGTTGTCCGAACTGGGCTACGCGCGCACGAGCCTGCGGGAGATAGCGCAGAACTCCGAGTTCTCCCACGGGGTGCTGCACTACTACTTCCGCAACAAGGCCGAGCTGATCACCTACTGCGTCAAGCAGTACAAGGCCGAATGCGTCACCCGGTACGACCGGATGGTCGAGACCGCGGAGACGGCCGAAGAACTGAAGGCGGCATTCGGTGCCGCGACCGCTGCCACGCTGTGTGAAAACGCCCGGTTGCACAGGCTCTGGTACGACCTGCGCAACCAGAGTCTGTTCGAGAAACTGTTCCAGGCCGAGGTGCTGGCCATCGACGAGGCACTCGAACTGATGATCTGGCGGGTCGTGTCCCGGTACGCGGAACTGCTGGGCAAGCCGGCGGATTTCGCGCCCTCGACGACGTACGCGCTCTTCGACGGTCTGTTCCAGCAAGGTCTGCTGAGGCACCTCGCCGGCCGGGAGGACGCGGCGAGGTGCCTTCAGGACTCGGTCGAGCAGGTGCTGGCGCGGCTGTTCACCACTTGA